In Microbacterium sp. SLBN-146, one genomic interval encodes:
- a CDS encoding AraC family transcriptional regulator, protein MIAELNRLVEYVEDHLTEEIDIAGLASTLGTTEYHLRRMFSSLAGLPLSEYVRRRRMSVAVADVLGDGELLSIAVTYGYGSTEAFGRAFRSVHGVGPGDVRRNGGPLQTQPTLRFRLTVEGNITMDTRIIDRPAFRLIGHTARVPLIHEGTNPHIQSFITSLPATEHARLKELSSAEPSGPLQVSADVDPDYAEGTELTYLHGVAVADATPVPADLEAIDVAAGTWAVFLSQGEYPASLQSTWAATATDWFPSNPWRLRPGPSIVAVLDRADDFATATTELWLPIERA, encoded by the coding sequence GTGATCGCAGAGCTCAATCGCCTCGTCGAGTATGTCGAGGATCACCTCACGGAGGAGATCGACATCGCAGGCTTGGCATCGACGCTCGGCACGACGGAGTACCACCTGCGCCGCATGTTCTCGTCGCTCGCCGGACTACCGCTGTCGGAGTACGTCCGCCGGCGACGAATGTCCGTCGCGGTGGCAGATGTCCTCGGTGACGGTGAGCTGCTATCGATCGCCGTGACGTACGGCTACGGATCGACCGAGGCGTTCGGTCGCGCGTTCCGGTCCGTGCACGGTGTCGGTCCCGGCGATGTGCGCCGAAACGGTGGCCCCCTTCAGACGCAACCGACGCTCAGGTTCCGCCTGACTGTAGAAGGGAACATCACCATGGACACCCGCATCATCGACCGTCCCGCCTTCCGCCTCATCGGCCACACTGCGCGTGTGCCGCTCATCCACGAGGGCACCAACCCTCACATCCAGTCCTTCATCACTTCCCTGCCGGCGACCGAGCACGCCCGCTTGAAGGAGCTGAGCAGCGCAGAACCGTCCGGCCCCCTGCAGGTGAGCGCCGACGTCGATCCCGATTATGCGGAGGGCACCGAACTGACCTACCTCCACGGCGTCGCCGTCGCCGACGCGACGCCCGTGCCAGCGGATCTCGAGGCGATCGACGTTGCCGCCGGGACGTGGGCGGTGTTCCTCTCGCAGGGGGAGTATCCCGCGTCGCTCCAGTCGACGTGGGCCGCGACAGCGACGGACTGGTTCCCCTCGAATCCCTGGAGGCTCCGCCCGGGCCCCTCGATCGTCGCCGTCCTCGATCGCGCGGACGACTTTGCGACCGCGACCACCGAGCTGTGGCTGCCGATCGAACGCGCCTGA
- a CDS encoding phage baseplate assembly protein V, with product MGIQRATVVSDDDPSGAGRLQVEIPASGATLWAARVHPIAAFTAHGVAVGSAVWIAFEGDDPERPIVLGLVEAPARRDAFARDIEALGDAWDQGHAAGSTDAAGGDTPNPFR from the coding sequence GTGGGAATTCAGCGTGCAACAGTCGTGTCAGACGACGATCCGAGCGGTGCGGGCCGCCTTCAGGTGGAGATCCCGGCAAGCGGCGCGACCTTGTGGGCAGCCCGCGTCCATCCGATCGCGGCGTTCACGGCGCACGGTGTCGCCGTCGGCTCAGCGGTGTGGATCGCGTTCGAGGGCGACGACCCCGAGAGGCCCATCGTGCTCGGCCTGGTCGAAGCCCCGGCCCGCCGCGACGCTTTCGCGCGAGACATCGAGGCCCTCGGCGACGCATGGGACCAGGGGCATGCTGCCGGCTCGACGGATGCCGCGGGCGGAGACACCCCGAACCCGTTCCGCTGA
- a CDS encoding DUF6153 family protein, giving the protein MPLDRTQQSSRSPLWFIAALFAGLVIVGLLSMHTIATAHAGVPGHASSTGITAPHPDHLHDSSLPMGDDAATACESCNENGPHHAMVMACVLGLLVTLLLVHRPAALLIRERGPSVLIQFLHALGTLLPRPPSLIVLSISRT; this is encoded by the coding sequence GTGCCGCTCGACAGAACACAGCAGTCCTCGCGCTCGCCGCTGTGGTTTATCGCTGCGCTGTTCGCCGGGCTCGTGATCGTCGGACTGCTGAGTATGCACACGATCGCGACCGCACACGCCGGTGTGCCGGGTCACGCGAGCTCGACGGGTATAACGGCTCCGCATCCTGATCACCTGCACGACTCGTCGTTGCCGATGGGCGACGACGCCGCCACCGCCTGCGAGAGCTGCAACGAGAACGGCCCCCATCATGCGATGGTCATGGCTTGCGTGCTCGGGCTTCTCGTAACGCTGCTGTTGGTGCACCGTCCCGCCGCGCTGCTGATCCGCGAGCGCGGACCGAGCGTCCTGATTCAGTTCCTCCATGCGCTCGGAACGCTGTTGCCCCGACCTCCTTCGCTCATCGTTCTGTCGATCAGTCGTACGTGA
- a CDS encoding MFS transporter, whose product MKKWSVLITLGCAQFVMVLDGTVMNVSIGAVVKDLDSSVAAMQSAITFYTLTMASLMLLGAKLGDVWGRRRALIIGSIVYAAGSLLTALAPNMTVLFLGWSIIEGLGAVLVIPAIAALIADNYEGSDRITAFAMIGALSGAAVAAGPLIGGFVTTYFSWRYVFIAEVVIMAAVVFFARHISDSAERRPIRIDLLSVLLSAAGLLLIVFGMLQSKVWGWIKPLSSPEINGVAIAPLGISLTAWFIVIGIAVVALFFRRQRHLIAHEKEPLVHVSLLSIRQLRSGLAVLGAQYATTAGLFFMVPVYLQMALGLDALETGIRIFPLSVSLILLSIVGTRLSKVWSPRRIVRVGQWILVASALILLSAIDPKLSSWIFGTGMFFAGAGLGLLASQLGNVNMSAVTEKDTSEVGGLQGVFQNLGSSLGTALVGSILIGALATSFAAGVAGSDLPSEVQQTISERTSGGVEIVPAASVDKIGTDAGLDAADAQTLSQLYADAQLSSLRIAFFALVLIALFSLFFSRGIPNEVVGKPAVATRPREST is encoded by the coding sequence ATGAAGAAGTGGTCCGTCCTCATCACTCTGGGATGCGCGCAGTTCGTCATGGTGCTCGATGGCACCGTGATGAACGTCTCGATCGGTGCCGTCGTCAAGGATCTCGACAGCTCGGTCGCGGCGATGCAGTCCGCCATCACCTTCTACACACTGACGATGGCGTCGCTCATGCTGCTGGGCGCGAAGCTCGGCGATGTCTGGGGCCGGCGTCGAGCACTCATCATCGGATCGATCGTCTATGCCGCCGGGTCGCTCTTGACAGCGCTCGCCCCGAACATGACGGTTCTCTTCCTCGGCTGGTCGATCATCGAAGGTCTCGGCGCGGTGCTCGTGATCCCGGCGATCGCGGCGCTGATCGCCGACAACTATGAGGGATCCGATCGAATCACGGCCTTCGCGATGATCGGGGCCCTGTCGGGAGCAGCCGTGGCCGCAGGTCCGCTGATCGGCGGCTTCGTCACGACGTACTTCAGCTGGCGCTACGTCTTCATCGCCGAGGTGGTCATCATGGCGGCGGTTGTCTTCTTCGCCCGACACATCTCCGACTCCGCGGAGCGGCGTCCCATCCGCATCGATCTGCTGAGCGTGCTGCTCTCGGCAGCAGGACTGCTCCTCATCGTGTTCGGGATGCTGCAGAGCAAGGTGTGGGGCTGGATCAAGCCTCTCTCCTCGCCTGAGATCAACGGCGTCGCGATCGCCCCGTTGGGGATCTCTCTCACTGCATGGTTCATCGTCATCGGCATCGCTGTCGTCGCGCTCTTCTTCCGTCGCCAGCGTCACCTCATCGCGCACGAGAAGGAACCGCTCGTCCACGTGTCGCTGCTCTCGATCCGGCAGTTGCGGAGCGGTCTCGCGGTACTCGGCGCCCAGTACGCGACGACGGCGGGACTCTTCTTCATGGTGCCCGTCTACCTGCAGATGGCACTCGGGCTGGATGCTCTCGAGACCGGCATCCGGATCTTCCCGCTCTCCGTCTCGCTCATCCTCCTGTCGATCGTGGGAACACGGCTGTCGAAAGTGTGGTCGCCCCGGCGGATCGTCCGCGTAGGCCAGTGGATCCTTGTCGCGAGCGCTCTCATCCTGCTGTCCGCCATCGATCCGAAGCTCTCGAGCTGGATTTTCGGGACGGGCATGTTCTTCGCCGGCGCCGGGTTGGGACTGCTCGCATCACAACTCGGCAACGTGAACATGTCGGCGGTGACCGAGAAGGACACGAGCGAGGTAGGCGGACTGCAGGGCGTGTTCCAGAACCTCGGATCGTCGCTCGGGACGGCCCTCGTCGGCTCGATCCTCATCGGAGCGCTCGCGACGTCGTTCGCCGCCGGCGTGGCCGGGAGCGATCTCCCTTCGGAGGTGCAGCAGACCATCTCGGAGCGCACGTCGGGCGGGGTCGAGATCGTTCCGGCCGCGAGCGTCGACAAGATCGGGACGGATGCGGGACTCGACGCCGCCGATGCGCAGACCCTCTCGCAGCTCTACGCCGACGCGCAGTTGTCGTCGCTGCGGATCGCCTTCTTCGCACTCGTGCTCATCGCGCTCTTCTCGCTGTTCTTCTCGCGCGGCATACCGAATGAGGTCGTGGGCAAACCCGCGGTCGCGACGAGGCCTCGAGAGTCGACGTAG
- a CDS encoding DUF433 domain-containing protein — protein sequence MDDMTTALLDRAIYSYADVDRLVGLHTGTARRWLDGYQRSGRYYDPVLRESPTGQEVVTWGEMVEARLLAEFRSKHVPVQRLRPAIVRLRDEFGRYPLAHAQPFLEVDGRELVRAVQEEVGVDRPLQFVVVRNGQTILTEAMQRFNDTARYEGGVVARLSPSPRTPQVSMDPERAFGQPAVRNVRTDALAEAFRAGTSREELADLYDLDPGEVDSAIRFEMIASSENAA from the coding sequence ATGGACGACATGACGACAGCGTTACTCGATCGGGCGATCTACTCCTACGCGGACGTGGACCGACTGGTCGGGCTGCACACGGGGACCGCACGCCGATGGCTGGATGGCTACCAGCGGTCTGGTCGCTACTACGACCCCGTTCTGCGCGAGAGTCCGACCGGCCAGGAGGTCGTCACCTGGGGAGAGATGGTCGAGGCTCGATTGCTCGCCGAGTTTCGTAGCAAGCACGTTCCTGTGCAGCGGCTTCGGCCGGCGATTGTGAGGCTCCGCGATGAATTCGGTCGTTATCCTCTCGCGCACGCCCAGCCCTTCCTCGAAGTGGACGGCCGCGAACTGGTTCGAGCCGTTCAGGAAGAAGTAGGTGTCGACCGTCCCTTGCAGTTCGTGGTCGTCCGAAATGGACAGACCATCCTTACTGAAGCGATGCAACGCTTCAACGACACTGCGAGGTACGAGGGCGGCGTGGTTGCAAGGTTGAGCCCCAGCCCCCGGACCCCGCAGGTCTCGATGGATCCTGAGCGCGCGTTCGGCCAGCCTGCAGTCCGAAATGTGCGTACAGATGCGCTTGCAGAGGCGTTTCGTGCGGGAACATCACGGGAAGAGTTGGCTGACCTCTACGACCTCGATCCGGGAGAAGTCGATTCGGCGATTCGGTTCGAAATGATCGCGAGTTCAGAGAACGCGGCCTGA
- a CDS encoding serine/threonine-protein kinase yields the protein MTRSPDPAKTTPFPAGMQGTVVGDRYHLDSVLGEGGMGVVYLAKDTVLDRSVALKIFRDGMEDKARTASESQLLASLNHPALVTLFDAHVAEHAPRYLVMEYVDGPTLQSVLTAGPLPARTVARIARDLAEALHVVHRAGIVHRDVKPSNVLLRPSSVPGEQFHAKLADFGIAYLLDSTRLTVPGTVIGTAAYLSPEQVTGASPGPASDIYSLGLVLIETLTGRRAFAQESGTEAALARLAGDPVVPASLGTEWGAVLTDMTARDPAHRPSALDVVVRVAEFGIRPAAAPLDDTVADPVPVLPDTRDADPSTLVLSDVIGSPSESESELRAGNRRRAVTRWTVALVALVGVGAVLFGVAALLPGEEPALPPALPAVDEPLGSHLEQLMDSVSP from the coding sequence ATGACCCGATCGCCTGACCCGGCGAAGACCACACCATTCCCCGCAGGGATGCAGGGGACGGTGGTGGGTGACCGCTATCACCTCGACTCGGTGCTGGGCGAGGGAGGCATGGGCGTCGTCTACCTCGCGAAGGACACGGTGCTCGATCGCTCCGTCGCACTGAAGATCTTCCGTGACGGGATGGAGGACAAGGCCCGGACGGCGTCGGAGTCGCAGCTTCTCGCGAGCCTCAACCATCCGGCGCTCGTCACCCTTTTCGACGCCCACGTCGCAGAGCATGCGCCGCGCTACTTGGTGATGGAGTACGTGGATGGACCGACTCTGCAGTCCGTCCTCACCGCCGGGCCGCTTCCCGCGAGAACGGTGGCGCGCATCGCGCGGGACCTCGCCGAGGCTCTGCACGTCGTCCATCGCGCCGGCATCGTCCATCGAGACGTCAAGCCGTCGAACGTGCTGCTTCGTCCGTCGTCCGTTCCCGGCGAACAGTTCCACGCGAAGCTCGCCGACTTCGGAATCGCGTACCTGCTCGACTCGACCCGGCTCACTGTGCCCGGCACGGTCATCGGGACCGCCGCGTATCTGAGCCCCGAGCAGGTGACGGGAGCCTCGCCCGGTCCGGCATCCGATATCTATTCTCTCGGCCTCGTCCTCATCGAAACCCTCACGGGTCGGCGCGCTTTCGCTCAGGAGAGTGGAACGGAAGCGGCACTCGCTCGCCTCGCCGGCGACCCCGTCGTTCCCGCGTCGTTGGGCACGGAGTGGGGTGCGGTATTGACGGACATGACCGCCCGGGATCCTGCGCACCGGCCTTCGGCGCTCGATGTCGTGGTCCGGGTCGCTGAGTTCGGCATCCGTCCCGCGGCTGCTCCTCTCGACGATACGGTCGCGGATCCCGTGCCCGTGCTTCCAGACACCCGCGATGCCGATCCGTCGACGCTGGTGCTCTCCGACGTCATCGGCTCGCCCTCCGAGTCCGAGTCCGAGCTTCGCGCGGGAAACCGGCGGAGGGCGGTCACCAGGTGGACGGTCGCGCTGGTCGCCCTGGTCGGTGTGGGTGCCGTCCTCTTCGGGGTGGCCGCACTGCTTCCGGGTGAGGAGCCCGCGCTCCCACCGGCGCTCCCCGCAGTGGATGAGCCGCTGGGGTCGCATCTGGAACAGCTGATGGATTCGGTGTCGCCATGA
- a CDS encoding VIT family protein, whose product MASEQARVPSSHPDEPHQQGLAQRLNWLRAGVLGANDGIVSVAAIVVGVAGATSDIAPILTAGIAGLVGGAISMALGEYVSVSSQSDSERALIAKEKRELAEMPEQELEELAGLYEAKGLTPQTARQVAVELTAHDAVAAHLSAELNIDEGDVVSPWHAAGASALAFTVGAILPMLAILLPPEAWRVPVTFVSVLVALVLTGWISAWIGGSSKPKAILRIAIGGAAALVATYGIGLLLGATGVV is encoded by the coding sequence ATGGCTTCGGAGCAGGCGCGCGTTCCCTCGTCGCATCCCGACGAGCCTCACCAGCAGGGGCTTGCTCAGCGCCTCAACTGGCTGCGCGCGGGGGTGCTGGGAGCGAACGACGGCATCGTGTCCGTCGCGGCGATCGTTGTCGGTGTGGCGGGCGCGACGAGCGACATCGCCCCGATCCTGACGGCGGGCATCGCGGGTCTCGTCGGTGGCGCGATCTCGATGGCCCTCGGCGAATACGTGTCGGTCAGCAGCCAGAGCGATAGCGAACGTGCGCTCATCGCGAAAGAGAAGCGCGAACTGGCAGAGATGCCCGAGCAGGAGCTCGAGGAGCTCGCCGGACTGTACGAGGCGAAGGGCCTCACGCCCCAAACGGCCCGCCAAGTCGCGGTCGAACTGACGGCGCACGACGCCGTCGCAGCTCACCTGTCCGCGGAGCTCAATATCGACGAGGGCGATGTCGTCAGCCCGTGGCATGCCGCCGGTGCGTCCGCTCTCGCCTTCACCGTCGGGGCGATCCTTCCCATGCTCGCCATCCTGCTTCCGCCCGAGGCGTGGAGAGTGCCCGTCACCTTCGTGTCTGTTCTCGTCGCGCTCGTGCTGACGGGCTGGATCTCGGCGTGGATCGGCGGCAGCTCCAAGCCGAAGGCGATCTTGCGCATCGCGATCGGCGGAGCCGCAGCTCTCGTCGCGACCTACGGCATCGGCCTCCTGCTCGGAGCAACCGGAGTCGTCTGA
- a CDS encoding YncE family protein, giving the protein MLDILPITATIAVGVGPRAIEISPDGTFAFVSSNAAGNVSRISTITNTVTATITTAPNPDGISFAPDGSYAYVTHDYNGGVKRVNTSTNTVTATVPVTGARSVAISPDGTYAFVGDDVGVQRISTATNALTASVPSTGGAAILGIEFSPDGSAVWASRWSGANVVRINTASNAVTHSISVPANPHQMTMSPDGSTLYVASYSDTNQARVNTATRVPTNWAVIPGGGGSQGTAITPDGAYVYMSAYNTNRILRVSTATGAVTAAIQLSDTPAQLAMSPDGKFLLVCRSGNTVSRIQLKP; this is encoded by the coding sequence ATGCTCGACATCCTGCCCATCACCGCCACGATCGCGGTCGGCGTGGGACCTCGCGCAATTGAGATCAGCCCCGACGGCACGTTCGCCTTCGTGAGCAGCAATGCTGCGGGGAATGTATCGCGGATCAGCACCATCACGAACACCGTGACAGCCACGATCACGACGGCCCCGAACCCCGACGGCATCTCCTTCGCTCCCGACGGATCGTATGCGTACGTGACCCACGACTACAACGGCGGGGTGAAGCGGGTCAACACGTCGACGAACACCGTGACCGCAACCGTGCCGGTGACAGGTGCGCGCAGTGTGGCGATCAGCCCGGACGGCACGTACGCCTTCGTCGGAGATGACGTCGGAGTTCAGCGGATCAGCACGGCGACGAATGCCCTGACGGCCAGCGTTCCCTCAACCGGTGGAGCTGCCATTCTCGGGATCGAGTTCAGCCCCGATGGCAGCGCCGTGTGGGCATCGCGCTGGTCAGGGGCCAACGTCGTCCGAATCAACACCGCAAGCAATGCGGTCACACATTCGATCAGCGTTCCGGCCAATCCCCACCAGATGACGATGTCGCCCGATGGAAGCACGCTGTACGTTGCAAGCTATAGCGACACCAATCAGGCGCGAGTGAACACCGCAACACGCGTGCCGACCAACTGGGCAGTGATTCCCGGTGGTGGTGGCTCCCAGGGCACGGCGATTACCCCTGATGGCGCCTATGTCTACATGAGCGCGTACAACACCAATCGCATTTTGCGCGTCTCCACCGCGACGGGAGCGGTGACAGCCGCCATTCAGCTCAGTGACACGCCGGCGCAACTGGCGATGAGCCCAGACGGCAAGTTCCTTCTGGTCTGCCGCAGCGGGAACACCGTTTCTCGCATTCAGCTGAAGCCCTGA
- a CDS encoding DUF6458 family protein, with the protein MGIGSGIALFVIGAILVFAVNIDTGGYVDLDLIGYILMGAGVVVFLISLLMMLRRRRTESVARTSVDPATGERVTRRSVRDDDPIA; encoded by the coding sequence ATGGGAATCGGAAGCGGCATCGCGCTTTTCGTCATCGGAGCCATCCTCGTCTTCGCCGTCAACATCGATACGGGCGGCTACGTGGACCTCGACCTGATCGGCTACATCCTGATGGGCGCGGGCGTCGTCGTCTTCCTCATCAGTCTTCTCATGATGCTGCGTCGTCGGCGGACGGAGTCGGTGGCACGCACCTCCGTCGACCCTGCAACGGGGGAGCGGGTCACGCGTCGCAGCGTCCGTGACGATGACCCGATCGCCTGA
- a CDS encoding SulP family inorganic anion transporter: MTVVIPTPDPASRYRIEPTVLQALRSPRILTREVLAGLVVAIALIPEAIAFSIIAGVDPRLGLFSSFVMAVAISFLGGRPAMITAATGAIALVIAPVAREYGMDYFIATVLLGGVIQIVLAVLGVAKLMRFIPRSVMVGFVNALAILIFVSQIPQLIGVPWMVYPLVVVGLLIMYGMPRITRVVPAPLVAIVLLTGAAVVFGISVPTVGDQGELPQSLPELFIPNVPLTWETLGIIFPFAAAMAIVGLLESLMTAKLVDDITDTHSRKTREALGQGAANILSGAFGGMGGCAMIGQTMINVKASGARTRISTFLAGVFLLVLVLVLGDIVAIIPMAALVAVMIVVSVATFDWHSIRPSTLKRMPKSETLVMAVTVGITVWTHNLAIGVGVGVVAAMILFARRVAHFVTVTRRVDDGYAPVAHYTVDGELFFASSNDLTTQFEYTHDPDRVVIDMSRSHVWDASTVAALDAIQTKYEHLGKSVVFEGMNDATTRFHGRLSGELGSGH, translated from the coding sequence ATGACCGTTGTCATCCCCACACCCGATCCTGCCAGCCGCTACCGCATCGAACCGACCGTGCTGCAGGCGCTCCGGAGCCCCCGCATCCTCACGCGCGAGGTCCTCGCGGGCCTCGTCGTCGCGATCGCTCTCATCCCCGAAGCGATCGCGTTCTCGATCATCGCCGGTGTCGATCCGCGCCTCGGACTCTTCTCATCGTTCGTCATGGCGGTCGCGATCTCGTTCCTCGGCGGCCGGCCCGCGATGATCACGGCAGCGACGGGCGCGATCGCGCTCGTCATCGCTCCTGTTGCCCGCGAGTACGGCATGGACTACTTCATCGCGACCGTGCTTCTCGGCGGTGTCATCCAGATCGTGCTCGCCGTCCTCGGCGTCGCGAAGCTCATGCGGTTCATCCCGCGCAGCGTCATGGTCGGCTTCGTGAACGCCCTCGCCATCCTGATCTTCGTGTCGCAGATCCCGCAGCTCATCGGCGTCCCGTGGATGGTCTACCCGCTCGTCGTCGTCGGACTCCTCATCATGTACGGGATGCCGCGCATCACCCGCGTCGTCCCGGCACCGCTCGTCGCGATCGTCCTGCTCACGGGTGCCGCCGTCGTCTTCGGCATCAGCGTTCCCACAGTCGGCGACCAGGGCGAACTACCGCAGAGCCTCCCGGAGCTCTTCATCCCCAACGTGCCACTGACGTGGGAGACGCTCGGCATCATCTTCCCGTTCGCCGCCGCGATGGCGATCGTCGGTCTCCTCGAGTCGCTCATGACGGCCAAGCTCGTCGACGACATCACCGACACGCACTCGCGCAAGACCCGTGAGGCCCTCGGCCAGGGTGCTGCGAACATCCTCTCCGGCGCGTTCGGAGGTATGGGCGGCTGCGCCATGATCGGCCAGACGATGATCAACGTGAAGGCGTCGGGTGCGCGGACGCGAATCTCGACCTTCCTCGCCGGAGTGTTCCTTCTCGTCCTCGTCCTCGTGCTCGGCGACATCGTCGCGATCATCCCCATGGCGGCTCTCGTCGCGGTCATGATCGTCGTCTCGGTCGCGACGTTCGACTGGCACAGCATCCGTCCATCGACACTGAAGCGGATGCCGAAGAGCGAAACGCTCGTCATGGCGGTGACGGTCGGCATCACCGTCTGGACCCACAACCTCGCGATCGGGGTCGGCGTCGGCGTCGTCGCCGCGATGATCCTCTTTGCGCGTCGCGTCGCCCACTTCGTGACGGTCACGCGCCGCGTCGACGACGGATACGCGCCGGTCGCCCACTACACCGTCGACGGCGAGCTGTTCTTCGCATCGAGTAACGACCTCACGACGCAGTTCGAGTACACCCACGATCCCGACCGTGTCGTCATCGACATGTCCCGATCGCACGTCTGGGATGCCTCGACGGTCGCCGCGCTCGACGCGATCCAGACGAAGTACGAGCACCTCGGCAAATCGGTCGTCTTCGAGGGCATGAACGACGCCACGACCCGCTTCCACGGGCGGCTCAGCGGCGAACTGGGCAGCGGCCACTGA
- a CDS encoding MerR family transcriptional regulator, which yields MPELGTMHIGELAERTGLSLRTLRHYDEIDLLTPSGRSEGGFRLYTADDESRLLLIRRMKPLGYSLETMRDLLKVIDGLAADPEDAQLREHLDAIRAEAIERRDKLRGQLAAADEFVEQLNIR from the coding sequence ATGCCCGAGCTGGGTACGATGCACATCGGCGAGCTCGCCGAACGCACGGGACTGTCGCTGCGGACGCTGCGGCACTACGACGAGATCGACCTGTTGACGCCGTCAGGGCGCAGTGAGGGCGGCTTCCGCCTCTACACCGCCGACGATGAGTCGCGGCTTCTGTTGATCCGTCGAATGAAGCCTCTCGGCTATTCGCTCGAGACGATGCGAGATCTGCTGAAGGTGATCGACGGACTCGCTGCCGACCCGGAGGACGCCCAGCTTCGTGAGCACCTCGACGCGATCCGCGCGGAGGCGATCGAGCGTCGAGACAAGCTGCGTGGTCAGCTTGCGGCTGCCGACGAGTTCGTAGAGCAGCTCAACATCCGCTAG
- a CDS encoding DUF1206 domain-containing protein yields the protein MTPSSVASTARSAQSSSLFRALARVGYVVLGILHVLIGVIAISLATGGGGQADQSGAMEGIQQSPLGVILLWIIVVGLFALAVWQIVEAVVERDPDAKKKWAHRAKFAGTAVAYLAIAGTALVYALGGQSESSQSSQSFSARLLSAPAGVFLLVLVGLVVAAIGVAFIVRGVMQAFTKHLALPSGAVGKGIVAFGVAGYVAKGIAVAVAGVLFVVAAVTHDPEVAGGLDAALRSLAELPFGAFILWVVGAGLILYGLFCFARARYAKL from the coding sequence ATGACCCCGAGCTCGGTTGCATCGACGGCGCGTTCCGCGCAGAGCTCCTCGCTCTTCCGGGCGCTCGCTCGCGTCGGCTACGTCGTGCTCGGCATCCTCCACGTCCTCATCGGGGTCATCGCCATCTCTCTCGCGACGGGTGGTGGCGGTCAAGCCGACCAGAGCGGCGCGATGGAGGGCATCCAGCAGTCGCCTCTCGGTGTCATCCTGCTCTGGATCATCGTGGTCGGACTGTTCGCCCTCGCGGTCTGGCAGATCGTCGAGGCGGTCGTGGAACGCGATCCGGATGCCAAGAAGAAGTGGGCCCATCGGGCGAAGTTCGCCGGCACGGCCGTGGCGTATCTCGCGATCGCCGGAACGGCCCTCGTGTACGCGCTCGGCGGACAGTCCGAGTCGTCGCAGTCCTCCCAGTCGTTCAGCGCGCGCCTTCTCTCGGCACCGGCGGGAGTGTTCCTGCTCGTGCTGGTCGGCCTCGTCGTGGCGGCGATCGGAGTGGCGTTCATCGTGCGCGGAGTGATGCAGGCGTTCACGAAGCACCTCGCGCTCCCCTCCGGTGCGGTCGGGAAGGGCATCGTCGCGTTCGGCGTCGCGGGCTACGTCGCGAAGGGCATCGCCGTAGCGGTGGCCGGCGTGCTGTTCGTCGTCGCCGCCGTCACGCATGACCCCGAAGTGGCCGGCGGGCTGGATGCCGCGCTGCGCTCTCTCGCCGAGCTCCCGTTCGGCGCATTCATCCTGTGGGTGGTCGGTGCGGGGCTCATTCTGTACGGACTCTTCTGCTTCGCCCGAGCCCGCTACGCCAAGCTCTGA
- a CDS encoding ArsR family transcriptional regulator has product MTDLERRVGIFAALADQTRLRIVDLLTMGDLSSSEIAAALDLRSNLVAHHLRTLEAAEIIARTRSEFDRRRSYVGLRPEIFETLAPASVSAPDRVLFVCTANSARSQLAEVIWRDASAVPAASAGTLPAGAINPGAAASASRHGLDLDTSRRPRHIDDVKADGDLIITVCDDAHERLRDGDDLHWSIADPAVEGTAAAFDAAFEALRERIRVFSSRLSAA; this is encoded by the coding sequence ATGACTGACCTCGAACGACGGGTGGGGATCTTCGCCGCCCTCGCTGATCAGACTCGGCTGCGCATCGTCGATCTGCTGACGATGGGCGATCTGTCGTCGTCCGAGATCGCCGCGGCCCTCGACCTCCGATCCAACCTGGTCGCCCATCACCTCCGTACTCTCGAGGCGGCGGAGATCATCGCCCGCACGCGTTCGGAGTTCGACCGCCGTCGAAGCTATGTGGGCCTGCGGCCCGAGATCTTCGAGACCCTCGCGCCCGCGAGCGTCTCGGCGCCCGATCGCGTCCTCTTCGTCTGCACGGCGAACTCCGCCCGGTCGCAGCTGGCGGAGGTGATCTGGCGTGATGCCAGCGCCGTGCCCGCGGCCTCGGCCGGCACGCTGCCCGCGGGTGCGATCAATCCGGGTGCTGCCGCGAGCGCCTCGCGGCATGGCCTCGACCTCGACACCTCACGGCGCCCACGGCACATCGACGACGTGAAGGCCGACGGTGATCTCATCATCACGGTGTGCGACGACGCCCACGAACGCCTCCGTGACGGCGACGATCTGCACTGGTCCATCGCCGACCCCGCCGTCGAGGGCACCGCGGCCGCTTTCGACGCCGCGTTCGAAGCACTGCGGGAGCGGATCCGCGTGTTCTCGTCCCGCCTGTCCGCCGCATAG